A stretch of Lactuca sativa cultivar Salinas chromosome 6, Lsat_Salinas_v11, whole genome shotgun sequence DNA encodes these proteins:
- the LOC111879673 gene encoding delta(12)-acyl-lipid-desaturase has translation MVGNGHSNPSDLDVKKSETRSSKRAPTSKPPFTLADIKKAVPPHCFERSLIRSFSYIVYDLTLVWILYYLATTYIPQLPHPLPYLAWPVYWFVQGCVFIGIWVIGHECGHHAFSDHVWVDDCIGFVIHSCLLTPYFSWKISHRRHHSNTGSFDRDEVYVPKTKSKLGSSAFYLDNPIGRTLTLAVKLSLGWYIYLSINAAGRPYDKFASHYDPRSPIFSDNERVLILITDIGLVSFSWLLYKVATFAGFANVFCVYGGALMVMNAFLVTITYLQHTHPSLPRYDNSEWNWMNGALSTMDRDYGVLNKVFHNVTDTHVVHHLFSYIPHYHAMEATKAIRPIVGEFYQKDSTPFFMALWRESKNCLFIEPDEGDEKNKGIYWYRSQY, from the coding sequence ATGGTTGGTAATGGCCATTCAAATCCTAGTGATCTAGATGTTAAGAAATCCGAAACACGAAGTAGCAAACGAGCCCCAACCTCGAAACCACCCTTTACATTAGCAGATATCAAGAAAGCCGTACCTCCTCACTGTTTCGAAAGATCTTTGATTCGATCCTTTTCATATATTGTGTATGACCTCACCCTAGTCTGGATCTTGTACTACCTCGCCACAACTTATATTCCACAGCTCCCTCACCCTCTTCCTTACCTTGCATGGCCTGTTTACTGGTTCGTTCAAGGTTGTGTGTTTATCGGAATTTGGGTTATTGGTCATGAATGTGGTCACCATGCCTTCAGTGATCATGTATGGGTAGACGATTGTATAGGGTTTGTTATACACTCATGCCTTCTAACCCCTTACTTTTCTTGGAAAATAAGCCACCGCCGGCACCATTCTAATACTGGTTCTTTTGACCGTGACGAAGTATATGTCCCGAAGACAAAATCAAAACTCGGTTCTTCTGCGTTTTACCTCGACAATCCAATAGGCCGAACGTTAACCCTTGCTGTCAAACTCAGTCTCGGATGGTATATCTACTTGTCCATCAATGCTGCCGGAAGACCTTATGATAAATTCGCAAGCCACTATGATCCAAGAAGCCCTATTTTCTCTGATAACGAGCGAGTCTTGATCCTCATCACTGACATCGGACTTGTCAGCTTTTCTTGGTTGCTGTATAAAGTGGCGACATTTGCAGGGTTTGCTAACGTTTTTTGTGTCTACGGAGGCGCGTTGATGGTCATGAACGCGTTTCTTGTCACCATCACATATCTTCAGCACACTCACCCTTCTTTGCCCCGCTACGACAACTCTGAATGGAACTGGATGAATGGTGCTCTCTCAACAATGGATAGGGATTACGGGGTTCTGAACAAGGTGTTCCATAACGTTACAGACACACATGTCGTACACCATTTGTTTTCTTACATTCCTCATTATCATGCCATGGAAGCCACCAAAGCGATTAGACCAATTGTGGGAGAGTTTTATCAAAAAGATAGCACTCCATTTTTCATGGCGCTATGGAGAGAATCCAAGAACTGTCTGTTTATTGAGCCGGATGAGGGTGATGAGAAGAACAAAGGTATCTACTGGTATAGAAGTCAGTACTAG